A single genomic interval of Nostoc commune NIES-4072 harbors:
- a CDS encoding sensor histidine kinase: MYKWMLPSLSEILAENQSSVAECSPAKAERQWRVSLAATEHLLLNTLASAWVDTSQGLVLAAPAPLFSQPKLTQRLQTVTFTAKPFNPLALMPFQMPDAIASVNEEIAPHESVLSLLPADPLGAEQFCLVFTDKFSLVLVLATHKNGKKTFSFSFEPEVVQQAWRSLGARVMLANPDFFARLDTLVQKYSMVAPDCGIMIQFSQLLLQELTEAEETKESLVGTGDKEDKENNPCPMPNAQCPNPDVELLQAFAHEVRTPLTTIRTMTRLLLKRRDLDASVINRLKIIDHECTEQIDRMELLFKAAELETTTSAKSPKTQLTPMSLDQVLQQSIPRWEQAAHRRSLTLNVVLPQQLPTVVSNPMILDQVLTGLIENFTRSLPAGSHIQVQVIPAGDQLKLQLSPQFGCKDSSKAAIPATPPIRKALGQLLMFQPETGTISLNIAATKHLFQAIGGKLIVRQRPHYGEVLTIFLPLEVSNKHQFGAKA, from the coding sequence GTGTATAAATGGATGTTGCCAAGTCTGAGCGAAATCTTGGCTGAAAATCAATCAAGTGTAGCTGAATGTTCACCTGCTAAAGCAGAGCGGCAGTGGCGTGTCAGCCTAGCAGCGACAGAACATTTGCTATTAAATACTTTAGCATCTGCTTGGGTTGATACAAGCCAAGGATTAGTTTTAGCTGCACCAGCACCTTTGTTTAGTCAGCCAAAACTGACTCAAAGATTACAAACAGTAACTTTTACCGCAAAACCATTTAACCCTTTGGCGCTGATGCCATTTCAGATGCCAGATGCAATCGCGTCTGTAAATGAAGAAATCGCTCCCCATGAATCGGTACTTTCTTTATTACCTGCCGATCCACTAGGTGCAGAGCAGTTTTGCTTGGTTTTTACAGATAAATTTAGTTTAGTACTGGTTTTAGCAACCCACAAAAACGGTAAAAAAACTTTTTCATTCTCTTTTGAACCAGAGGTAGTGCAGCAAGCTTGGCGATCGCTAGGAGCAAGGGTAATGCTGGCTAATCCAGACTTTTTTGCCCGTCTAGATACTTTAGTACAAAAGTATTCTATGGTTGCGCCAGATTGCGGCATCATGATTCAGTTTAGCCAGTTGTTGCTTCAAGAATTAACAGAAGCAGAAGAAACTAAGGAATCTTTAGTAGGAACTGGAGACAAGGAAGACAAAGAAAATAACCCATGCCCAATGCCCAATGCCCAATGCCCAAATCCTGATGTAGAATTACTCCAAGCTTTCGCTCACGAAGTCCGCACACCTTTAACAACTATTCGCACCATGACTCGTCTGCTGCTGAAGCGGCGAGACTTAGATGCTAGCGTGATCAATCGTTTAAAAATTATCGATCACGAGTGTACCGAACAAATTGACCGCATGGAGTTGCTGTTTAAGGCAGCAGAATTGGAAACTACTACTTCAGCAAAATCGCCAAAAACTCAACTTACGCCGATGTCTTTGGATCAAGTGTTGCAACAGAGCATTCCCCGTTGGGAACAAGCCGCGCATCGGCGGAGCTTAACTTTAAATGTCGTTTTACCCCAGCAACTACCAACTGTGGTGAGTAATCCCATGATACTAGATCAGGTACTCACTGGTTTGATAGAGAATTTCACTCGCAGCTTACCTGCTGGTAGCCATATTCAAGTACAAGTCATTCCGGCGGGAGATCAACTAAAGTTACAATTATCACCCCAATTTGGATGCAAAGATTCAAGTAAAGCCGCTATACCTGCAACCCCACCAATTCGCAAAGCTCTAGGTCAATTGCTGATGTTCCAACCAGAAACGGGTACGATTAGTTTGAATATCGCCGCAACCAAGCATTTGTTTCAAGCGATCGGCGGTAAATTGATTGTGCGCCAGCGTCCACACTATGGGGAAGTTTTGACGATTTTCCTCCCTCTAGAAGTTAGCAATAAACATCAATTTGGAGCTAAAGCTTAA
- a CDS encoding HAMP domain-containing sensor histidine kinase translates to MKISQKLISGILGIAALSVITGAINAHQQLKIAKYIAQQEAEEVAGLVGYFVSHELDEYHEIGSRDKMLAELQEHVISLHKKRQRDLEIVDRNKIILADVVPEDIGTRLDHDRNNEVGKTIQDDIPRSYIEFSPEYPKGIRLIAVPFKTGKGETIGAVILEYTPLYKAALATAYKNIVATSIISLVCGILALLVGYLISRSISKPIKQLQQAVVNLTEGKLDTRVYIHSQDEIGELATSFNKMADDLQHSRDELVNANEQLRDEIVERQQAEAELQQALKDLQKTQIQLIQSEKMSSLGQLVAGVAHEINNPVNFIYGNIQYTDDYIQQLLLLIKLYQNYYPNPEPEIKNAHEEADIEYLIEDLPKMLSSMKMGAKRIREIVLGLRIFSRLDEAEFKTADLHEGIDSTLLILQHRLKAQNNRPQIQVVKEYGEIPKIQCFAGQMNQVFMNLLANAIDALEECFQKELCPYPLIRIYSEQVNENAVIRIADNGAGIPEEIQSRLFDPFFTTKPVGRGTGMGLSISYQIITEKHGGSLQCISSLGQGAEFVIAIPIREAKSAESLTCDRHNSVTK, encoded by the coding sequence ATGAAAATTAGTCAGAAATTAATTTCGGGAATTCTAGGAATAGCTGCTCTCTCAGTAATTACTGGTGCGATTAATGCTCATCAACAATTGAAGATAGCTAAGTATATTGCTCAACAAGAGGCTGAAGAAGTTGCTGGACTAGTGGGATATTTCGTAAGTCATGAACTTGATGAATACCACGAAATTGGATCGCGAGATAAAATGCTAGCCGAATTGCAAGAGCATGTTATCTCGCTACACAAGAAACGTCAGCGCGATCTGGAGATTGTAGACCGCAATAAAATCATTTTGGCAGATGTAGTTCCAGAAGACATTGGTACGCGATTAGATCACGATCGTAATAATGAAGTTGGTAAAACTATTCAAGATGATATACCAAGATCATATATTGAGTTCAGCCCTGAGTACCCAAAGGGGATTCGATTGATTGCTGTTCCTTTTAAAACTGGCAAGGGTGAAACAATTGGTGCAGTCATTCTAGAATATACACCGCTTTATAAAGCAGCCCTAGCAACAGCCTATAAAAATATTGTTGCCACGTCGATTATCAGTTTGGTATGTGGCATACTGGCACTATTAGTAGGCTATTTGATCTCTAGAAGCATTTCAAAACCGATTAAACAACTCCAGCAAGCTGTGGTAAATCTGACTGAAGGTAAGCTGGATACCAGAGTTTATATTCACTCCCAGGATGAGATTGGCGAGTTAGCGACTTCCTTCAACAAAATGGCAGATGATCTGCAACATTCCAGAGATGAGTTGGTCAATGCCAACGAACAATTGCGAGACGAGATTGTTGAGCGTCAGCAAGCAGAAGCAGAACTTCAGCAAGCTCTGAAAGACCTGCAAAAAACCCAAATTCAATTAATTCAATCTGAAAAAATGTCGAGTCTGGGTCAATTAGTGGCGGGAGTTGCCCATGAAATCAACAATCCGGTTAATTTTATCTACGGTAACATTCAGTACACTGATGATTATATTCAACAGTTGCTATTGTTAATTAAGCTTTATCAAAATTATTATCCCAACCCAGAGCCAGAAATTAAAAATGCTCACGAAGAAGCAGATATTGAGTACTTAATAGAAGATTTACCTAAGATGTTGTCCTCTATGAAGATGGGGGCTAAACGCATCCGGGAAATTGTTCTCGGTTTACGAATTTTCTCTCGCTTGGATGAAGCTGAGTTTAAAACGGCTGATTTGCATGAAGGAATCGACAGTACCCTGTTAATTTTGCAACACCGTCTTAAGGCACAAAATAATCGCCCTCAAATTCAAGTGGTCAAAGAGTATGGTGAAATACCTAAGATTCAGTGTTTTGCAGGGCAAATGAATCAGGTATTTATGAACCTCTTGGCAAATGCAATCGATGCTTTAGAAGAGTGTTTCCAAAAAGAACTTTGTCCATATCCCTTGATTCGCATTTATTCTGAACAGGTAAATGAAAATGCCGTCATTCGGATTGCTGATAATGGAGCAGGAATTCCAGAAGAAATCCAGTCGCGTTTATTTGATCCTTTTTTCACTACAAAACCAGTTGGTAGGGGAACTGGTATGGGATTATCGATCAGCTACCAGATAATTACTGAAAAGCATGGTGGATCTTTGCAATGCATTTCATCACTGGGACAGGGTGCAGAGTTTGTAATTGCAATCCCGATTCGAGAAGCGAAATCAGCAGAATCATTAACCTGCGATCGCCATAATTCGGTAACAAAATAA